TCGGACGCCCTGGTGATTCGCGTTCCATCCGTGGATCTCTGGTCGATCCTGAAGATTGAAGCAGAGGCGGGAATCTGACGATTTCGGCGCCTTTTCCTTCCGGCATTGCCGCCGGTGCACGAATGACGGGCGACATCGGAACCGGAACCTGTCAGTATTCTGAAGGCTCTCTAGATAGAAAGGAAACGCCCATGACCTCCCGAGAACGACTGGATACGGCGGCCGCCTTCCGCGAGCCCGACCGGGTTCCGATCGAATTGCAGGTATCGGACCGAGCCCGCGGTCTTGCTGGAATGGAACGGATCGTCGCTTTCATTGACAACCAGGCAGACAATTTCCTGGGAACTCCATCGGTCGACTGGGGATTCTTTGGTCTTGATTCGGAGTATTCCGAGGAAGTGATCGAGGATATACCGGGAGATTACAGGAGAATCCGGCGAACGCACCGGACCCCGGTCGGGGATTTTCACGCGATCACCCGGCATGTCTACTCCCAGCTCGAATCGGCCGACTACCATTGGGATCGCCGCTACATCGAGACCCTTGATGAGTTGGCGCGTCTGGCCGGGGCGCCCCGGAAAGTCCGACCATTGGATATCGAAGGCCACCGGCGGGCAGTTGATCAGATCGGCACACGCGGCGTCGCCCTCATGGGCGTGGCCCACCCGCTCGGCACCCTGGTTCGATGGTCGAAAATGGAGGAAGTCTATATCTGGCTGGCCACGGAACCCGAGATCATCCACCAGTTCCTCGACAGCGCCAATCGGCAGACCCGCGACACGATTCTCGCCCTCGGACAGGCCGGGATCACCGGGTGGTTCGGCACCTGGGCCA
The Opitutaceae bacterium genome window above contains:
- a CDS encoding uroporphyrinogen decarboxylase family protein encodes the protein MTSRERLDTAAAFREPDRVPIELQVSDRARGLAGMERIVAFIDNQADNFLGTPSVDWGFFGLDSEYSEEVIEDIPGDYRRIRRTHRTPVGDFHAITRHVYSQLESADYHWDRRYIETLDELARLAGAPRKVRPLDIEGHRRAVDQIGTRGVALMGVAHPLGTLVRWSKMEEVYIWLATEPEIIHQFLDSANRQTRDTILALGQAGITGWFGTWAIEMLIPPWLGRDRFNELVFPYDKMVNDAIHRIGGRHRSHSHGRCMGYLETMVEMGIDATEPLEPDPFGDIDLARAKRQVGDRMMLSGNVPSQFFNRISRDEVRSSVRRSIREGAPGGGFSLRTTGGHAGIDPDLDRTQLDRIIANVEAYIEAGLEFGGYPIRL